CAGAATCAGATCAaggagcttatttttttttttttcataaaatctcTTTTCGAAAACACTAAAAATGATTTAGTACTAAGAAGGTATTTGAAGAtaatattctacaaaaaaaaagttaagtttgATCCTTAAACTAGGATACGtgagattttcttatttttaccttttctgATTTGAAAGATAAAATTTATGAGGTAGTCACCGGGTTGCAGACATAAATCGGCCACTCAAACTaaccaaaaagtaaaaatgtccAAAATTAGGGGTTTGACTTGATGTGTGAATGTTAACTTTTAAggaattcttattttttctacACATTCCCTTAGGTTAAATTGCCCCAGAGATTATCTTCtttgaagctaaaaaaaaaaaagaaagaaaactatttgatattgtttttttgttatttgtggACATCTTACAGTTTCACCCATATCAATTTCAGTTGTTTTTGGGTTTATTGCAGTCGATGTCGGTTGACACCCGCACgtcagaaaataaaaacttctGTTTTATTGTAATTTGGGGCACTTTGTATAATTGAATGATTTATTTGGGTTTATTATTCGTTATCTTAAGTGGATTTTTGAgttgaaaaggtttttttttttttttgttttctaagtttttttttcttattgttttgaTATTGTATGTGCTTATGAGAGCTTTAACCTATTAAAGTTAGACATTAAGACAGGGAGGGGTTAACCACCCTTTagtggtgtaaaaaaaaaaataaaatggtattTGAATAAATGAAAGTTGgaagatttttaatatttccctAAATCTGGTGACTTTGGGCCAAAAAACGACACCATAAAACACCAAATGCACCACGAGGAGAATGAAAAATAGACAAAGCCTTCTTGAccgacagttttttttttaattttcagcgAGTTCATGACTTTCActgattcttcaaaaaaattgaaaaataaaaacaaattaaaacaaaaaatattttgaaaaaagaaaaatctgataaaataatttttcaattttcccaaaaactagaagacatagaaacatatagttttcactgttcgataaggaatcaattgtggCAGTTTTcggtgtgagtaatttttttttatcaaaattcacaaaaatagtataaataaaatgactttttaaaatgtttttttcgcctatttttaactttgaaaacgattatttcaaaaactattggttataatatattgatttaaaaataagaattaaatgtacaattttgcctttcggaaatggtatcatttattactgtaagtgttgccgttgttttttaataattttttttattttgataattttttttagaaaactgcccctcccacctaaacggggggagatagaccccactcctacagaaaaaaatgtttgtattgaacttctctacaaaaacccggtatcaaatcctggcgcccaagttatcctactacgtgccaaaacaacatttttgttctatacctaaaagttcgaatttttgtatctgGGTTAaaatcgtgcaatttttttttttctaagccaattttgaactgcttttcataaaaaatacctcgtttgatttggaaataaatgttattttaaaatatatttttaaaacagcatgttgttataaaaacatatactttaatttgatgtcgaagttgggtaaatgacgaaaaaaatggaatttttgaactttgacagcttataaattcaaggtggtttaaccgagttacatgttttatacattgttgaaaaggtatatttatttcctatcagaaactgtaaaacaaactaaaatttgtaaaaatttgataaagctagatttttttcaatgggtgaaggtcaaaaaaaccgttttctgCCCCCCTGATTGGGATGTAGCTCACGAATTTTGTGTATGATATTGTTCTTTAGTAATTGAATCGTATCCGGattattgctaaaaaaaaaaaaaacaactgtttGCGCCAAACAGCACTCACTTTGAAACTAAGTGTTCAATTATTTCCCAATCTTAAAAAGGTTCCACGGATACACGATACTGACTTACTATCAAGATTTTTGACGTAAAATAACTTTCAGATACCGAATAACAAAATCAACATTATCTTCTgctaataaatttgtttgtttttatttgaaaaaaaaaaaaaaaaaaaatggtatttcaaATTACCACATTTAATTGCTCTATTATATGCATTAATTTCTGGCTAAGCCGGCAAGACCAGGAAGTGGTCGACCACCCATCGAAAGACCAAGTCTTTTTGAGAATTCTTCATATGTCAAATCAGTCATTGCATTTTGTCCTTGTGTAAAAGTAGATTTACCATCTTTATAAAGCTGATTGTGAGCATTAATTTTGTCGATGTTTGCGCACCAAATGTCTAAGCGTTTAGCTTCTTCCTCTGGTGATTCGTATACCTTATTATACTCACTCTGAAATGGAAGTGTCAAaatgttaattaattaaaaaaaaaaaaataaataaataaataacaacaacaaacctTATATATATCAAAATCTGCAGGAATGCAACTCAAAACACAACCAAAAACGGCTGCAACAACCAATAATGCCAAagtgaatttcatttttttaaagttacgaGAAGGTATACGAACACAAGTCGACTTAATGTTCGTTCTAAATTTCACTCGGCTTATATAGGCCTTcaaaccttcaaaaaaaaaatctgattcaTTTGAACTGACAGAAAAAAACCCACAAGTTTGCACAGTTGCTATTGTGCTCATAGAAACCCAAACTTAATCAAAAGTGTCAATGTGTAAATGTTTACCTTTGAAAACGATTAATATTTACTTTGTGATGTTTGGCtttaaatacctacaaaaaaaaaaaattggtagcaaaaataacaataacattaaaaaaaatctgcaaaaaaatgtaGTAGAATTGTATATAGACCCAGTTTTTTCAGAGCGAAATTAAAGGTTAACTTAAAGGTTATgggttttcatcaaaaaatggttttaagaTTCAATAAAGTTGTAATATAACATAAAATCACTTAAGttgttttgaattgaaaataattctttGATATATTgaacatttcaattttaaactttataaTACCTTGAACAagatttgatttcaaaaattcttataaGCTTATTGGTTTTCTTTGACATTGATCACACAAATATTTTAGTTAGCattgtttcaattttgttttcatagaaaTGAAAACTAACAAGTTTCGCTTTGATGATTCCAAAAACATTAATATCTTCGTTAGCAATTCTCAAACAATCATTCATTGCTCCTATAACTACTTTGACTTTCTGTAATAGTTTCATTTGAGAAATAGATTGATATGtgaattatattgaaattaCTAAGCAAAAACCAATAAATTCTTCAATAGTATAAGTATTAAATTGGTCCTGTGGGTTTTCAGAAATTTCCTTTTGTAAGCAATAAATTCTTTAACATTAGTCAATAACTTTGAGATACTTGCTGTTTGTGAAATTTTACTATTAAATCAAATAATATAGACAGATGTAAAAGAAAATCATTGCCTTTTATGGATTTAACTGCAAAATACAAGATTGGCTGCTTTCAGGAAACCAaacctatacaaaatacaaTTTCGAATATAAATTCATTTGCGGGGCaattttagaaattaaattttaagtaaatcCTCAAAAAGGTATAAAGTGCTATTTAAGAGTAGTCGAACTTTGCCAATCTTCTGCGACAAGGTCCTATAAATAGAGAAATTATTATAAACATTAGTAAAGGTACACCAAAGTAGGTAATTGCTAAGttgtatcaactttgcagatagagcattagtttagaacattttttctttcttagaaATTACCCAAAAACCACACCCCTTAAATTGTCCTTATCTTATTACGGGACACCCTGTCTAATGCCAACGTTAAAAAGCCATTTTGATAATCGGGAGAATAAAGTTAAATTCCTAAATTCTTGCGTCGCTGGGTGACATGACGGCCCCAGGTGCCCCCACCCTATAACCGGCCCTGTCtttgatttttattccaaaaacaattttttttacaagtttttggAAATGCCtattttaattgtatttaaagCTAAAGTGCCTGCTTATTCTCGAGCTACACCATCACGCACAGTGGTATACCTTTGAAGCTTATTcgcttcaaaaatcatttgaacggttatttcttgacgaaaagtcaAGAAATTTGGTACACCGAAGGTGTATGGAAAATACAAATAtactaacaaatttttttaattcaaaatgacGATGACGGCTCCAAAATGGCCGGCAGagttagcttttttttaaaatagaacCAAGATAAGTTAGAAATTTATCCAAATTGACGCGAAAAAAGTATCTGTTcgtattcaatgaaaaaattcaaaaattttgaaccaaatgttgaaccaaaatatacttttctaatagattttaatgttttgaCGTTTTGCATTTATCTTAGAAAcgccaaaaaattgattttttaaagacaaacgTCCTTAAAAGTGAAGCCTTTTAGTCGGGGACTGATCaccaattattattttctagtATTCACTGGGGACAGAAAGCAATAGTGACTTCTGCAAACCACTTCCTCTAAGTGTATCGCGCCCATACAAAATCAATCTCTCTTGAGCGGCCGACAGGACAGTCAACAATCAGAATTAGCTATTTGCACTCGACTATAGTCTTAGTcgtagtcttagtcttagtcttagtcttagtcttagtcttagtcttagtcttagtcttagtcttagtcttagtcttagtcttagtcttagtcttagtcttagtcttagtcttagtcttagtcttagtcttagtcttagtcttagtcttagtcttagtcttagtcttagtcttagtcttagtcttagtcttagtcttagtcttagtcttagtcttagtcttagtcttagtcttagtcttagtcttagtcttagtcttagtcttagtcttagtcttagtcttagtcttagtcttagtcttagtcttagtcttagtcttagtcttagtcttagtcttagtcttagtcttagtcttagtcttagtcttagtcttagtcttagtcttagtcttagtcttagtcttagtcttagtcttagtcttagtcttagtcttagtcttagtcttagtcttagtcttagtct
This DNA window, taken from Episyrphus balteatus chromosome 2, idEpiBalt1.1, whole genome shotgun sequence, encodes the following:
- the LOC129912684 gene encoding protein CTLA-2-alpha-like codes for the protein MSTIATVQTCGFFSVSSNESDFFFEGLKAYISRVKFRTNIKSTCVRIPSRNFKKMKFTLALLVVAAVFGCVLSCIPADFDIYKSEYNKVYESPEEEAKRLDIWCANIDKINAHNQLYKDGKSTFTQGQNAMTDLTYEEFSKRLGLSMGGRPLPGLAGLARN